The following proteins come from a genomic window of Pseudomonas sp. J452:
- a CDS encoding tetratricopeptide repeat protein, translating into MFTPRCYVLLMLLPFGALCTAAEQTCDSAAQCNQAGSMAYQAGRYAEAIAAFERQLRRSEEGDAAQQELALNNLLLANLKAGDPGMARAWLEVALDNGLQGPATRHNLGKLAAAVDYPALAATVEGHYLRYAGQGAWSSLDIQRQGNGYQVFFSPLRAGAQVEEYGPAAIGELNGSISGAGPHFSLKEAGLAAGCAVELLWNGADMRVLEAFGEECQAYGGAGISVAGRYYKTSNAAKF; encoded by the coding sequence ATGTTTACCCCACGATGTTACGTGTTGCTGATGCTGCTCCCTTTCGGCGCTCTGTGCACTGCGGCGGAGCAGACGTGCGACAGCGCCGCCCAATGCAACCAGGCCGGCAGCATGGCCTACCAGGCGGGACGCTATGCCGAGGCCATCGCGGCATTCGAACGGCAACTGCGACGTTCCGAGGAGGGCGATGCGGCACAACAGGAGCTGGCGCTGAACAATCTGCTGCTGGCCAACCTCAAGGCCGGCGACCCCGGCATGGCCCGCGCCTGGCTGGAAGTGGCGCTGGACAATGGCCTGCAGGGGCCGGCGACGCGGCACAATCTGGGCAAGCTCGCCGCGGCCGTGGACTATCCGGCGCTGGCTGCGACGGTCGAGGGGCATTACCTGCGCTATGCCGGCCAGGGGGCGTGGAGCAGCCTGGATATCCAGCGCCAGGGCAATGGCTACCAGGTGTTCTTCAGCCCGTTGCGGGCCGGTGCCCAGGTCGAGGAATACGGCCCGGCGGCCATCGGCGAGCTGAACGGCAGCATCAGCGGTGCCGGCCCGCACTTCAGCCTGAAGGAAGCCGGACTGGCGGCGGGGTGTGCGGTGGAGTTGCTGTGGAATGGCGCCGACATGCGCGTGCTGGAGGCCTTTGGCGAGGAGTGCCAGGCCTATGGCGGCGCCGGTATCAGCGTCGCCGGGCGCT